GATACTAACCTttacaattattgtatgtaaACATTAGCCGTGTAAAGATGTGTTCACGGAAATCCTACTAATATTTGTGTACTGTGCTTTGATTACTTGTTAAtgatctttatcttttttgaaGGTTTCTAGaagtattttcattcatttgcatagaCATGTAGCTGGAAAGTATTGTGGCCATTTTGTTTCCTTCTATGCATGTGGAAACTAACCATGAAGGttttgtaatgtacatgtatactttttattcgactgttttatttgttttacctGAATTCACTGTGTTGTAACTGCTTGCACATGCAACATCTGGAATTAACAGCTCTGCTTTCTTTAGATGATAAAAGTGTACTTTTTGCACAACACATATGGAttgcaaatgtttcatttttttcttctgcttgggggagatttttatgtttattttttgtcataaAGAAATTCTTATAGGGAAATAAAATgatgtaatgataatataatgacAGAcctttgatacatttcttttttcatcaggGAATATTGTTTTCCcttatttacaaaatttgaatatacattgtatttcattacTGTATGAGTatatgttatgtacatgtattgtatttaaCTTTttctattgtacatgtattacattataaTGCAAAAACTTGATTTGACTTAATctttgttttgaatgataaaaacctagcctataaaatcaatacatgtgcatttttgtgtgaatgcagaaatgcATCCATCTTGACAAATGAAAGTGACAAGTTTGTATGTACCAAATGATGAACTGTACTTAGATAATGTACGAAAATGGGGATTTTCTCTTTATCTAATTTTCCTCGTTTTTTATCATCCCAAGACTTtattaaacaaacatgaaatgtaatcatctgtGATGCAGAGATGTTTTAATTTCTCTGTACAAAGTGTGTGCCAAACATGAAGTATGAGCAGCATGTACAATGAATTGGTGGTGGCATTGTTAAGGAGTATGTGTTGGCATTGCTAAGGAGTATGTGTTTGATTGAACAACTGTGAACACTGTGCTGTACTTTAAGCTTGAACATCTCCATTATTTCAGCAggatatataatacatataatattgtatgtaatattgtatattatatatatgtctatttaatacatgtatattatatatatatatatataatatatgtaaccCATTaaggaggaaaaataaaaaccaggGAGCGTAACTGCACCACAAAGGGTTCAATTTTGATATCTGAAAAGTTCAAAAATTAACCCTTTTGGGTGGAAGAATGAACCTTTTTACAACCTTGAGGTTAAACAATGTATCCTTCAGAGGTTCAATTTTTAACCTGCCTGGGTGCAAAAAATAAACCTTGAGGTTCAGTTTTGAACTCAGAGGGTTCATTTTTATGGAATTCAAAATTGAACCCTAGACAGGGGTTCAAATTTTGAGGGAAAAGGGTTCATTTTTATGGGGTTCAAAATTGAACCCTAGACAGGGGTTCAAATTTTGAGGGAAAAGGGGTGCTGCTATTGCATCACGCCTAGAGGTTCAATTTTGAACCCTGATTTCTTAGTGTGTGGAATCACACGGAAAAGTTCGAAACATATGTAATTCATGCCAAGGCATACTTTAAAGAAATTGGAATAATATCTTGTATCCTATTAGAGTTTCAGTGGGAATTTGTGTTAACATTTATCTTTAAGTATGAGTTAGGAGAAACACACTCACGAAAACCCACTGCGTAGCAGCAGcctctcgatttttttttccctgaatCATAAGCATCTTGCCGAGGCATACACAGtacattcaaatttgatataGTAGTACATCTCTCAAAGTCATAGCTCTATTTCCGTCCTTTTCTATACAATGATGTTTTAGGAAGAGGAGGGGAGCAGGCTACTGCGACTGTCGATTAATAATTAGACCGGCCATTTCCTATATAATTAAATACTTTATCCATCATAATGAGAATTTGTATTCATACCATTGACATTTGCTTCCAATGTGGAAATCATTGCAGAATGGAAGGTCAAGATGGGATGTTTTGAACAGGAAACTTTTAAAACTAAAGCTAAAACTAAAGTAGGGTATGAACTAATGGGGTCAAAGCTAAGACCCACATCTGTCGTGCCTtgaaaaataaaacgaaacaaaaaaacgGGAACAAAACGTGTGAAAATATTTAAATGTTCCACTGTTTCACAGGTGGTGTGTGTGATAGCATTACACAATTACCACTAATGGCCTCATAACTTTGCCGATTCGAGTTCGGTCATTACGTCGTAATTATACGTAAAACAGCAGCTTATATAGATATCTTGGAAATTAATGAGTAATAAGAACTATACTTATCTCATAATCACCTCCTGTCCACCACGTAGGGtttcaatgaaaagaataaaCTGTGACCAGAATTTACACAGGCTGACGTCACTAACTGCGGCCAGATAAGGCGCTACAGAGATTGTGAAGGGTATAAAAAGAAGATCCACTCCAGCCTTCCCGCAGAACATATCCTGAGATTCAATACAGCTGCTGCTAACCCGTGGCTATTCATACGGTCATCATGAAATCTCCTGGACTTGTCATCGCAATCTTGAGTTGTATTGCAACGTGTAAGTTCAGCGATTCTGGAagatcttttttctgtttttgttttcttcttccagGTAGTTAAAAGTTACTAGCTCCCAACTAGTAGTTGTAAGTTGAGGAGGCATGGATAGTTTGTCGAGTAGGAAAATTAGACTTTATAGACTGATTTCGATGAACAGTGTAAACTGCCCACCAATCATTTTGCTGCCGCACGAACATGACAAAGACTTAAAGAAATTTACAAAGTCATGCCTTTCTCATGAGACCATTTTTATCACGAAATTATTTTCTCAGTCTTTGAGGGCGGGAGTGATTTTACATCGTATCGGTATGTATTgtttaacatatatatatatatatatatatatatatatatatatatatatatatacatatgtttgtgtgtgtgtgtgtgtgtgtaagtgaaTCTTATTACTTTTGTGTTAAACCTTCATGAAAGTACAAAAGAGGGGGCTATGGAGGAGATAGTAAAATTATATGTTGTACGTTCGCATGGGAAAAccatttacttgtttgtttatgcTAACGTTGGTTGTATTGTGAATTTCCTCTTTGTTCATTATGAATAAGTAATTTCACTCTGTATCAACTAGTTTAGGGATGACTGCTAACTCTCTTTCTGAGTCCTCAAGGATTTCTTAATGAGGAGCTTGGTTTAAGGTCAGTACATTCATTACCAAGAACGTTTCGGCTACTGAATGCCTTGAGATAGTTTACTCACACTATATAGATAGGTccggagaaaagaaaagaaaaattgagatgggggggggggggggtgggcggtCTCATACATCTGCGCAGACCCGCGGAGTCAGTGCTGCTCGGCTGAACTTGCCTAGTCCACGTTTGTGCCCTGTCGAGtttggcatttttgttttgttttggttgtttgtttgtttagtttcaAACCGTGCCCTGATCTGGTCTCCCCCACGGAGCTATAATAATTATCTCCATGGTCTCCCTATTACACGAcataataatttttgttttatctgtcaGACTGTCGGAATATGGCAACAAATGGAAGaaataagtaggcctacgtaaTCATACCTATAGTGGATTTTGCCTAGTTGTATTGGTATTCAGCTAATTATAACCAAAATCAGAATTTTATTCATGTCAAATCTTAGTGTTGACTTACTGATATCGACAACACCCAATGACTCCGCCCCTTATTgatatatctatttattattataCGATACCAGAAAGTAGCATTCAGCTCTCTCCTCATGCTTGCACAAAAGTGCATAATCTTTATTGGATCATAATATAACTCATCAGTTCTCCTGAAATAACTTCCATTCAAGACGAAGTTACCCATCAAAAAGttatttatgtttgtaatgTCCCAAGGCTAACAACGTTTGCCCAGAACGTAGTGTGCTGTTCTAGATGAGATAttctcctgtttgtttgtttgtttgttttttctcctccGTATTCTAGTCTAGTTCTTTCCAGACCTGGCTCCGGTGAACATGCAGCTATCATTAAAGCGTCTTATCAGGCTAGGCTACGCAATATTTCCTGTCAAGTCCCATTGCGGACAGCCTCCAAAATCTGTTACGGCATATTAAATGctgtcacttttctttttttaatctaattattactttcttctttttctttcgttcACCCCGTTTCATTACAAACTTTAATCTCATAAGTAGGCCCTACCGGGACTGCCGTagcatttttagctcacctgagccaaaggctcaagtgagctattgcggtCGCCCTTCATctggcgtccgtcgtccgtcgtccgtcgtccgtcgtgcgtcgtgcgtcgtgcgtaaactttttacattttcatcttcttcttgaaaaccccaggaccgattttcatcaaacttggcaggtagcatccctagggggttagaaagtcaatttgttaaaatgggcaccatgccctacCCAGGGGGCCACAggggggccaaaccccccaaaattaaggaatctgtaaaaatcttcttctctagaaccagaagtgatagagctaagttaatactatgagttagtacattgatgactgtagtttcaagtttgttcatggcaggatcaggggtgccccccttgggacccaggggagggggtggggaggggttctaatggggcctaaattgtacattttcatcttcttcttgagaaccccatgacccattttcaccaaacttggcatgtaGCATCCTaggggggttaggaactcaatttgttaaaatgggcaccatgcccccacccagggggcccccaggggggcaacccccccaaattaaggaatctttaaaaatcttcttctctagaaccagaagtgatggagctaagttaatactatgagttagtacattgatgactgtagttttaagtttgttcatggcagaatcaggggtgccccccttgggacccaggggagggggtgaggaggggtcctaatggggcctaaattgtacattttcatcttcttctttagaaccccatgacccattttcaccaaacttggcaggtacatgtagcatccctaaggggttaggatctcaatttgttaaaatgggcaccatgccccacccagggggcccccaggggggtccaaacccccaaaatgaaggaatctttaaaaatcttctctagaatcagaagttatagaggtacgataatactatgagtgagtacattaatgactgtagttttaattttgttcataggagatccaggggtgcacctcttgggggcaggggttgggggggggggtggttgggaaggtccaaatgggggcctgaattgtacattttcatcttcttcctgaaaacctcatgatggattttcgtcaaacttgacaggtagcatccctagggggtcaggatataaatttatcaaaatgggcaccatgccccacccagagggccccagggggccccaatccccaataattaaggaatcttaaaaaatttgggcccttattgtacattttcatcttctacctgagaatgcctggtcaaattttggtagagctgtgaataatttagactagtgactgcgtgaaaggtgaccttgcgatactcaggtgagcgctagacccgcgggtctcttgtttttgacagtttaaaaatctgaccCGGCTTCCATGGCACTAACGGCCTGTTACGTTTGTCAATCCCATCCCCAACGCTGTGTCATGCCCTCCGTTTTGTTCACGGTGGCTTGAAACTGCCATGGCCGCCGGGATCTTGTGGGTAAACACAGCATATTAGGGCCTTTTGGTCTTTGGACTGAATTTCATGGAGATTAATCAGTTTCACTTTAGATTACTAATAGGCTTATTGCCTCTGCTTGTTtgtctattttttgttttccctttaCCCAGCATCATTAGGTTCGGTATGTTACGATGATTGGTGTTTCGAAACTTCCCGTGCATGTCATTGGCGAACACCCGACTCGCCCGATGATGTCGGTACCTCGTTCAAGTTGTACACCCGAGACAACCAAAACACTGGCGACGCCATTGACCACGAGAACGCAGCAACCATCACGGCTTCACATTTCCAGGCTGACAGAGACACGAAGTTTTTGATCCACGGTTACACGGACAGCATGGGGGGAGCATCATGGATAGAGATGAAGAACACGTTTCTTCAAAACGTAGGCCAAAATCCTCAATAAcgaagtttgttttgttgttgttgttttaattttgtcAGTAGGGTCAGATAGTTTGTAGAATGTCCTTCAAATACATTTAAGATTATCTTGCACTTCATAGTTCATATTGCTCGTTGAGACTTCACGCACAGTATTAGGCCAAAATagtcaataataataataaaaaaaaaaaaaaaacatgaccgTTCCGACCTCTTTACTCCAGTACAGCTTACTGGAATGTTCTTAAAAATTGTTAAAGAGTGTTAATTTCCTCACCTAAACATGGTATTTTGCGATATTtatgaaaagtttgtttgcaaaaaccgataagtccatatttgtcaaatggagatatttgcgattaaaggtcaagaaaaataaagagaataataagaaaaattttgcttcttttgaccataatttgaaaaatatacctttttatgtagtgaccaatatatcatttaaaaggtattattttgtactttataacagagatcgtacttcaaaatcttcaaaaatggacatcggtttttgcaaacaaacccttcatatatatatatatatatatatatatatgatatatatcatgtatatatatatatatatatatacatatatatatatatatatgatatatatcatgtatatgtatatatatatatatatatatatatatatatacatttattattatGAAATAACACTATACTAAGCTGATATGCTACAAACTAGTccaattatcattactatttgtTAAGCACTATTCGATAACCCCCTCTATTGTAGGCCAGAGATTGTGACAAATAATTTGTGTCTTAGCTTCGTGATGATCCCAAACTTGGCTGCCAATGAGCCTTCCGCTGTTTTTGTCTAAATAAATAGAACTGATTTCCTAGCACCATGTCGCTAATACAAGTCGGTGTTCTCCCAGAGACTTATAACTTAGCAATAGACAATAACAAGATTAGCCCAACTGATTTTAATATGTTTGCACATGATTCATCCATCTTAATGTTTGTCTTTGGCTCTTTTATTCCCATGGTCTATGGTCCTGTTCTACTTCACTGTAATAACGTCCAGTACGACGTAAATGTGGTAATGGTTGACTGGAACCCAGGTGCATCCCGCGGTTATACTCAGAGCAGGGCGAACACTCGAGTCGTTGGGCGAGAAGTAGCGGCGCTCATTCAAGCATTCCACACGCTGAAATATGCAGCCCTCAGCTCTATGCACATCATTGGCCACAGCCTCGGTGCCCACACGGGGGGCTACGCTGGGGAGGCGTGTGGCGGCATGATTGGTCGAATTTCCGGTGAGATTTTTGGTTGTCATTTTATTTCGGTTTTTTCGATTgcgtttctttctttgtttgatggttttttttttttttttttttttttttttttttttttttttgtgcgaaGAGTATCTGAATTTTCAGTTGCACTATTCCTCCAATCCCTTACATGTCGCATCCATTTATACTCGCACAGGACGGTGTCTTCACGCAATAACGACATAACTGTCACGGTCTGTGCTATGCGTAAATGGTGGATTGTATAGCATGTATGACACGGCCGGCGGAactttttcaaaagtgtgtgtgtgtgtgtgtggggggggggggcacttccgggtttcatgaggtaacaagcaaaaaatattttaaaaaaattaaaaaaatgaaattaaattaaagGTCTTTATCTCATCTTTCTCATTCCACTTCCGGATTTCTTCCGCcgacgagcaaaaaaaaaaataaaataaaataaaatgaaataaaaataaaaaaaataaaataaaataattaattaaaacggtcttcagcgcaacttctggtgccacttccggggtttCCTCAGCTGACAAGCCAATACTGActaaccttaccgcgctcacactttaAGGTTTCTAGCTATTTCTtcaggggtaaaaaaaaaaggtgtgtgtgggggggggggggggggagggccaAAGTGGCGACACCTTATgcattcctttgtatggtgcaaaaaaagtgggggggggggcatgtgaCAGTCCCAGTATTTCTTATTTGAATCAGTCAAATGCAAAACCGGATTAGCTTGAATCATTTTCTCTGTAATTATGTCTCGCATATTAACATGAAAAGGACAAAGAAAGAACTGCCAATCTAAGCGGGTTTTTTTAAAGCGTGTATGTACCTGCATACAGTATGGCAAGTATCAATTTAACACTTATCACGTTGTTCAATCTTTTCGGAACTTTTAACGTaattaattgtcataattattttctctcCACATATTTTCAAGCTTTTCCATCTCTAAGTCTTTCTTTCAATGTGTCTTGATCTAGGTATGGATCCAGCCGGTCCTGAGTTCGGTGGTGATTTGGAACCGGAATGTCGCCTGGATCCGACAGACGCCCTCTTCGTCGATGTGCTTCACACAGACGGTGACATCATCGCACTTGGTGGCGCTGGACTCATGGACGAGGTAGGCCTTTTGGGTCTTAGACTAGGCCTCAGACACTCCAGCATTTAAAATGTCTCTTCCATCCAAGTATGTTGACCGCTATTGATGAATTTTGGTCTGTACATATACAAATCGATAAACTTCATGGAAACatgcattttgtttgaataaaaccaaaacccaaagaataatgtggattgagcactgttgagtgaaagcagctacattagtagaacacatcagtgaaagtttgaggaaaatcagacaatcgacgcagaagttatgaatttttaaagttttggtgttggaaccgctggatgaggagactacaaaaggttatgacgtcatatgaggacaacaatataaagaaaatataaaagggaattccacaagaattcatttttcaagaaaattacacatttcatcaacttgatactgacatatgtcaaGGGTAGCAATggtccccctgctttctgaaagcggttagtcaagttctctttcattacgctaaaaaaaagtgaattatgtggaattccctttatattttctttatgattaTTGTCCATGCACGATGTCATAACCTCTATTAGTCTCCCCATCCATCGCTTCTAACAccgaaacttaaaaaaaaacataacttttgcatcgattgtctggttttcctcaaactttcactgatgtgttcttaatgtatgttgctgctttcactcaatccacatttctctttgggttttggtttccttagtcaaggaaataaatgaataataaaaaataccGACTCAATCGACTCGATAGCCAAATTGATCAGCATCTTTTTGTAAACAAGACAAAAGCCTCGTCCCTGATGTCCAATTCAATGTATCCCCTGGATGACGAGCAAGCCGCAGTACATTATGGAGTCATTGGCGTTATACGTTGTCCTCGCGgcattattataattttttttttttttttttttttttttgcgggggttTACCGAGCAAAATTCTTGCCAGTTttcgtgatgatgacgataatgttgatgatgatgatgatgatctttctttttgtttgaaaGTGTATCAGGAGAAATTCTAGCCGACAATAATTATCCAAAAATAATCCAAAATCGTATAGTTTTAAGCCAGAATATGAATTTTGGAGGATCCCTTTTTGTGCACTCTGCAAACTGCATTTATTATTAAATGCATTTGCTACAAATGTGTATAGAAGAGTATTTTCGCTTGAAATGACATCTTTATCTTTTAGCAGTACCTGCAATATTGATTTGCCTTTTACATTGCCATTAATGCTTTATAAAATAATGCAATAGCAAACTTTGTGATGACTACCCCGCGCACCTGATTCGTTCAAATTTTTGGGAATGTCTTGATAGTCAATA
The DNA window shown above is from Diadema setosum chromosome 14, eeDiaSeto1, whole genome shotgun sequence and carries:
- the LOC140237960 gene encoding pancreatic lipase-related protein 2-like encodes the protein MKSPGLVIAILSCIATSSLGSVCYDDWCFETSRACHWRTPDSPDDVGTSFKLYTRDNQNTGDAIDHENAATITASHFQADRDTKFLIHGYTDSMGGASWIEMKNTFLQNYDVNVVMVDWNPGASRGYTQSRANTRVVGREVAALIQAFHTLKYAALSSMHIIGHSLGAHTGGYAGEACGGMIGRISGMDPAGPEFGGDLEPECRLDPTDALFVDVLHTDGDIIALGGAGLMDELGHQDFYPNGGMDMPGCPFLSVTCDHSRAVEYYIESIWNPCSFMAKQKAETWEDIDNGSAQNCDDTVCPQMGYRADKADGEGAFYLTTNGDEPYCQG